A part of Synechococcus sp. KORDI-49 genomic DNA contains:
- a CDS encoding 7-carboxy-7-deazaguanine synthase QueE codes for MSPPDSLPVVETFHSLQGEGHHCGRSAFFIRLAGCKVGCTWCDTKHSWPLENHPRRSIDALAQEAVEAARNGAAFTVITGGEPLHHDLSRLTDALAEHGNETHLETSGVDRLSGSPDWITLSPKRHSPPRTELLQRCDELKVIVHEQDDLSFAEEMASETGPGTVLLLQPGWQSEDGQRLSIEHVRCQRRWKLGLQTHKWLGLR; via the coding sequence ATGAGTCCTCCGGATTCGCTTCCCGTTGTGGAGACCTTCCACTCTCTTCAGGGTGAGGGGCATCACTGCGGACGCAGTGCCTTCTTCATCCGACTGGCTGGATGCAAGGTGGGCTGCACCTGGTGTGACACCAAGCATTCATGGCCTCTGGAGAACCATCCTCGACGGAGCATCGATGCCCTTGCACAGGAAGCCGTCGAAGCCGCACGCAATGGCGCAGCCTTCACGGTGATCACCGGAGGAGAACCCCTTCACCACGACCTGTCACGCCTGACAGACGCTCTCGCGGAACATGGCAACGAAACACACCTGGAAACCAGCGGTGTCGACCGCCTCAGCGGCTCTCCGGACTGGATCACACTCTCGCCCAAACGCCACTCTCCTCCGCGCACAGAACTGCTTCAGCGTTGCGACGAGCTCAAGGTGATCGTCCATGAACAGGACGATCTCAGCTTCGCTGAGGAGATGGCCTCAGAAACGGGTCCTGGAACCGTGCTTCTGCTGCAACCGGGTTGGCAAAGCGAAGACGGTCAACGCCTGTCCATTGAGCATGTGCGGTGCCAGCGTCGCTGGAAGCTCGGACTGCAGACCCATAAATGGCTGGGACTGCGGTAG
- the aspS gene encoding aspartate--tRNA ligase codes for MRSNGCGDLREQNIDDAVQLCGWVDRRRDHGGVIFIDLRDRSGTVQITVDPDLGAEAFAVAEHLRSETVLQVNGKVRARPAESLNDKLATGAVEVLASGITVLNSVKGNLPFPVSVHDEENTREELRLRHRYLDLRRKRMNDNLRLRAQTIQAARRFLESEGFIEVETPVLTRSTPEGARDYVLPSRVCGGEWFALPQSPQLFKQLLMVGGIERYYQVARCFRDEDLRADRQPEFTQLDIEMSFMDQEQILELNESLICSIWKGVKGIELPRPFPRMTWHDAMERYGTDRPDTRYGMELTNVSDIVKDMGFKVFSGAVQSGGSVKCIAVPGGNDALSNVRIKPGGDVFSEAQKAGAGGLAFIRVRDGGEIDTIGAIKDNLSDEQKQELLSRTGAEPGTLLLFGAGDTAMVNKALDRVRQYLAKELGMVKAERDNDQWNFLWVVDFPMFEFNSDENRYEALHHPFCAPNIQDLGSDPTQWASTLPSARAQAYDLVLNGLELGGGSLRIHDSALQRQVLQTVGLPLEAAQEQFGFLMDALDVGAPPHGGLAFGVDRMVMLLAGEESIRDTIAFPKTQQARCLMTSAPGGVADKQLEELHVASTWVDPDTEA; via the coding sequence ATGCGCAGCAACGGTTGCGGCGACCTGCGCGAGCAGAACATCGACGACGCTGTGCAGCTCTGCGGCTGGGTGGACCGGCGTCGAGACCACGGCGGGGTGATCTTCATCGATCTGCGCGATCGCAGCGGCACCGTCCAGATCACAGTGGACCCTGACCTCGGGGCCGAGGCTTTTGCCGTTGCGGAACACCTGCGCAGCGAAACCGTGCTGCAAGTGAACGGCAAGGTGCGGGCCCGACCAGCGGAATCCCTGAACGACAAGCTGGCCACCGGTGCCGTGGAGGTGCTGGCCAGCGGCATCACCGTGCTGAACAGCGTGAAGGGCAATCTGCCTTTTCCGGTGTCGGTGCACGACGAGGAAAACACCCGCGAGGAGTTGCGGCTGCGCCATCGCTACCTGGATCTGCGCCGCAAGCGCATGAACGACAACCTGCGTCTGCGGGCCCAGACGATCCAGGCGGCCCGCCGCTTTCTCGAGAGCGAGGGCTTCATTGAGGTGGAAACCCCGGTGCTCACACGCTCCACCCCGGAAGGCGCCCGCGATTACGTGCTGCCCAGCCGCGTCTGCGGTGGCGAATGGTTCGCTCTGCCCCAGTCACCCCAGCTGTTCAAGCAGCTGCTGATGGTGGGCGGCATCGAGCGGTACTACCAGGTGGCTCGCTGCTTCCGCGACGAAGACCTGCGCGCCGATCGCCAGCCGGAATTCACCCAGCTGGACATCGAGATGAGCTTCATGGACCAGGAGCAGATCCTGGAGCTGAACGAATCCCTGATCTGCTCCATCTGGAAGGGTGTGAAGGGCATCGAACTGCCGAGGCCATTCCCGCGCATGACCTGGCATGACGCCATGGAGCGCTACGGCACCGACCGACCCGACACCCGTTACGGCATGGAGCTCACCAACGTGAGCGACATCGTCAAGGACATGGGCTTCAAGGTGTTCAGCGGTGCCGTCCAATCCGGTGGATCGGTGAAATGCATCGCCGTCCCCGGCGGCAACGACGCCCTCTCCAATGTGCGGATCAAGCCCGGCGGCGACGTGTTCAGCGAAGCCCAGAAAGCCGGAGCCGGTGGCCTGGCCTTCATCCGCGTGCGGGATGGCGGCGAGATCGACACCATCGGCGCCATCAAGGACAACCTCAGCGACGAGCAGAAGCAGGAGCTGCTCAGCCGCACTGGCGCGGAACCCGGAACGCTGCTGCTGTTCGGAGCCGGAGACACCGCCATGGTGAACAAGGCGCTCGACCGCGTGCGCCAGTACCTGGCCAAGGAGCTGGGGATGGTCAAGGCCGAGCGCGACAACGACCAGTGGAACTTCCTCTGGGTGGTGGACTTCCCGATGTTCGAATTCAACAGCGACGAAAACCGCTACGAAGCGCTGCACCACCCCTTCTGCGCACCGAACATCCAGGATCTCGGCAGTGATCCGACCCAATGGGCAAGCACTCTGCCCTCAGCCCGTGCCCAGGCCTACGACCTGGTGCTCAATGGTCTGGAACTGGGCGGTGGCTCCCTGCGCATCCACGACTCCGCCTTGCAGCGCCAGGTGCTGCAGACCGTCGGTCTGCCCTTGGAGGCAGCCCAGGAGCAGTTCGGCTTCCTGATGGATGCTCTCGATGTGGGCGCCCCACCTCACGGCGGCCTGGCCTTCGGAGTGGACCGCATGGTGATGCTGCTGGCCGGTGAGGAATCGATCCGCGACACCATCGCCTTCCCCAAGACCCAACAGGCCCGTTGCCTGATGACCAGCGCCCCCGGCGGCGTGGCCGACAAGCAGCTGGAGGAGCTGCACGTCGCCAGCACCTGGGTGGATCCCGACACAGAAGCCTGA
- a CDS encoding CTP synthase produces MAKFVFITGGVVSSIGKGIVAASLGRLLKSRGYNVSILKLDPYLNVDPGTMSPIQHGEVFVTEDGAETDLDLGHYERFTDTAMSRLNSVTTGSIYQAVINKERRGDYNGGTVQVIPHITGEIRERIHRVAANSNADVVITEIGGTVGDIESLPFLEAIREFRGDVGRRDLAYIHVTLLPFIGTSGELKTKPTQHSVKELRSIGIQPDVLVCRSDRKLGEEMKRKIGGFCGVPTRAVIPSLDADSIYAVPLNLEVEGLCREVLDVLDLTDHDSDMDGWAQLVHKLRNPGPAVKVALVGKYIQLNDAYLSVVEALRHACLTQDASLDLHWVCAEQIESEGADALLRGMDAVVVPGGFGNRGVDGKIAAIRWAREQRVPFLGLCLGMQTAVIEWARNLAGLTEATSAELDAGTPHPVIHLLPEQQDVVDLGGTMRLGVYPCRIAPETLAHRLYDDEVVYERHRHRYEFNNAYRNLFLESGYVVSGTSPDGRLVELIELKGHPFFTACQYHPEFLSRPGRPHPLFRGLIEAAQQRLPASPVEALKTQR; encoded by the coding sequence ATGGCCAAATTCGTCTTCATCACCGGTGGTGTCGTCTCCAGCATCGGCAAGGGGATCGTGGCCGCAAGCCTGGGGCGACTGCTGAAATCCCGCGGGTACAACGTCTCGATCCTCAAGCTGGATCCCTACCTGAATGTGGATCCGGGCACGATGAGCCCGATCCAGCACGGTGAGGTGTTCGTCACCGAAGACGGCGCCGAGACCGATCTGGACCTTGGTCATTACGAACGCTTCACCGACACCGCCATGTCACGCCTCAACAGCGTGACCACGGGATCGATCTACCAGGCGGTGATCAACAAAGAACGACGAGGCGACTACAACGGCGGGACGGTGCAGGTGATCCCCCACATCACAGGGGAGATCCGCGAGCGCATCCACCGGGTGGCAGCGAACAGCAATGCCGATGTGGTGATCACGGAGATCGGAGGCACGGTTGGCGACATCGAATCGCTCCCCTTTCTCGAAGCCATCCGTGAATTCCGGGGGGATGTGGGGCGCCGCGACCTTGCCTACATCCACGTCACACTGCTGCCCTTCATCGGAACCTCCGGAGAGCTGAAGACCAAACCCACGCAGCACTCGGTGAAGGAGCTGCGATCCATCGGCATCCAGCCCGATGTGCTCGTCTGCCGCAGCGACCGAAAACTCGGTGAGGAGATGAAGCGCAAGATCGGAGGCTTCTGCGGCGTCCCCACACGAGCCGTGATCCCATCCCTGGATGCCGACAGCATCTATGCCGTTCCTCTCAACCTTGAGGTGGAGGGGCTCTGTCGCGAAGTGCTCGACGTGCTGGATCTCACCGATCACGACAGCGACATGGACGGCTGGGCTCAGCTGGTGCACAAACTCCGCAACCCCGGCCCGGCGGTGAAGGTGGCGCTGGTGGGCAAGTACATCCAGCTGAACGATGCCTACCTCTCAGTTGTGGAGGCCCTGCGGCATGCCTGCCTCACCCAGGACGCCTCCCTGGACCTGCACTGGGTCTGTGCCGAACAGATTGAGAGTGAGGGTGCCGATGCACTGCTGCGCGGCATGGACGCGGTGGTGGTGCCGGGAGGCTTCGGTAATCGAGGAGTCGACGGCAAGATCGCTGCCATCCGCTGGGCCAGGGAACAACGGGTGCCTTTCCTCGGTCTCTGTCTCGGCATGCAGACCGCTGTGATCGAGTGGGCGAGGAACCTGGCTGGCCTCACGGAAGCGACGAGCGCTGAACTCGATGCCGGCACCCCTCACCCGGTGATCCATCTGTTGCCGGAACAGCAGGATGTTGTGGACTTGGGGGGCACCATGCGTCTCGGGGTTTATCCATGCCGCATTGCACCGGAAACCCTGGCGCATCGCCTCTACGACGATGAAGTGGTCTACGAGAGACATCGTCATCGTTATGAGTTCAACAATGCTTACCGCAACCTGTTCCTCGAATCCGGTTACGTGGTGAGCGGCACCTCACCGGACGGTCGCCTGGTGGAACTGATCGAACTGAAAGGACATCCCTTCTTCACAGCCTGCCAGTACCACCCGGAATTCCTTTCACGCCCTGGTCGGCCCCATCCACTGTTCCGAGGCCTGATTGAGGCAGCTCAACAACGCCTGCCAGCATCTCCAGTGGAGGCACTGAAGACTCAGCGATGA
- a CDS encoding Dps family protein — MGASIDIGISAQQRQQISEGLSRVLADTYVLYGKTHGFHWNVTGPMFNTLHLMFMEQYTELWTALDEIAERIRALGVPAPFGSTLSALASLEDSSSLTPAAMQMVRELVDGHEAVARTARSVFSVADEANDQPSADLLTQRLQIHEKTAWMLRSLLED; from the coding sequence ATGGGCGCTTCCATCGACATCGGCATCAGCGCCCAGCAACGTCAACAGATTTCCGAAGGTCTGAGTCGGGTGCTGGCCGATACCTATGTGCTTTACGGCAAAACGCACGGCTTCCACTGGAACGTCACTGGACCGATGTTCAACACGCTCCATCTGATGTTCATGGAGCAGTACACGGAGCTGTGGACTGCCCTCGACGAGATCGCAGAACGGATTCGGGCCCTCGGAGTACCGGCACCATTCGGCAGCACCCTCAGCGCCTTGGCCTCGCTTGAGGATTCGTCCAGCCTCACACCAGCAGCGATGCAGATGGTGCGCGAACTGGTAGACGGTCACGAGGCAGTGGCGCGAACGGCCCGCAGCGTGTTTTCAGTGGCTGATGAAGCCAACGATCAGCCCAGTGCTGATCTGCTCACGCAGCGCCTGCAGATCCACGAAAAAACCGCCTGGATGTTGCGCAGCCTGCTAGAGGACTGA
- a CDS encoding RpoD/SigA family RNA polymerase sigma factor translates to MPRQPRRTGETRERRSRSTTDLLRLYLQDIGRVDLLTNEEEVTLARLVQQRETLLHQQKDLAEHDPAISELHRLEELQRREANQHSHWPTRQEWARAAGISLQELQNRLETGYSAWAQQASLEPKTLRTALREGRRAKDHMIQANLRLVVAVAKKYQQRGMELLDLVQEGTLGLERAVEKFDPTRGFRFSTYAYWWIRQGITRAIATQSRTIRLPVHVTEKLNRIKRVQQEIASNEGRIASISDLARELGLSEDTVRQTLARVPRSVSLDTRVGRDQDTQLGDLIEDGKATPEQTLTHDELHNDLEHLLDELTSREAAVLRRRFGLEDDTPQTLAQIGEQLKLSRERVRQIETRALLKLRQPQRRSKVRDYIQGLDS, encoded by the coding sequence TTGCCCCGCCAACCCCGACGGACAGGGGAAACCCGTGAACGCCGCAGCCGCAGCACGACGGATCTGCTGCGGCTGTACCTGCAGGACATCGGCCGCGTTGATCTGCTGACCAATGAGGAGGAGGTGACCCTGGCGCGCCTGGTGCAACAGCGTGAAACGCTGCTGCACCAGCAGAAGGATCTTGCCGAGCACGATCCCGCCATCAGCGAGCTGCATCGCCTGGAGGAACTGCAGCGACGCGAAGCGAATCAACACAGCCACTGGCCGACTCGACAGGAGTGGGCCAGGGCCGCAGGGATCAGTCTTCAGGAACTGCAGAACAGGCTCGAGACCGGCTATTCCGCCTGGGCGCAGCAGGCCTCTCTGGAGCCGAAAACGCTCAGAACGGCACTGCGTGAGGGGAGACGGGCCAAGGACCACATGATCCAGGCCAATCTTCGCCTGGTGGTGGCCGTCGCCAAGAAATATCAACAACGGGGCATGGAACTGCTGGATCTGGTGCAGGAAGGCACCCTCGGCCTGGAACGGGCGGTGGAAAAGTTTGATCCCACCCGTGGCTTCCGCTTCAGCACCTATGCCTACTGGTGGATCCGTCAGGGCATCACCCGGGCGATCGCGACCCAGAGCCGCACCATCCGACTGCCGGTGCACGTCACCGAGAAATTGAACCGCATCAAACGGGTACAGCAGGAAATCGCCAGCAACGAGGGGAGGATTGCCTCAATCTCCGATCTGGCCCGTGAACTGGGTCTCTCGGAAGACACCGTGCGGCAGACCCTGGCGCGGGTGCCCCGATCGGTCTCACTCGACACCCGTGTCGGTCGCGATCAGGACACGCAACTGGGGGATCTCATCGAAGACGGCAAGGCCACTCCGGAACAGACCCTCACCCACGATGAACTGCACAACGACCTGGAGCACCTGCTGGATGAACTCACCAGCCGGGAGGCCGCTGTGCTGCGTCGACGCTTCGGACTGGAGGACGACACGCCCCAGACCCTGGCCCAGATCGGGGAGCAGCTCAAACTCTCCAGGGAGAGAGTGCGCCAGATCGAAACCCGTGCCCTGCTGAAACTGAGGCAGCCCCAGCGCCGCAGCAAGGTTCGCGATTACATCCAGGGCTTGGATTCCTGA